In one window of Zhihengliuella sp. ISTPL4 DNA:
- a CDS encoding recombinase family protein codes for MSSTRALGYVRLSRDTEASTSPERQRKDIRRQIDARGWDFVDIIEDIDQSATRKRLDRPGIHEMRRRISAGEADVVVVSRLDRMARSVADISQLLDEGLVIVSATENFDASTATGKAMVQMAQVFAELEATAIGERVRSMRRHLPTVGRWPGGPPPYGFTTAPHPDTAGRTLVHHPEESKVIRRVVDEVMSGKGISEVTRGLNSDGIPSRRGSHWSPPSLSRILRRGSLRGHATQGGDAVRDDRGLPVVVWPPLVSDEEWHALSRALSGNIAAPRLPEGGRVPLLQRLAICSSCGMPLTPRHFAHPTQPPVYMCQSRNRGRTCERPQTVTANPAEAEAERQFLDAWGDVEVIETVSEEVVPEGLDNVLDAISQTHAAMNRPGADVMELAARMVTLGEERDRLTALPSISAVQRRTGETYGEAWARSSVAERRKIMMGAGAFVTVYPAAAKGHWNPERIVVSDELAGQLDD; via the coding sequence ATGTCTTCCACCCGCGCGCTCGGCTACGTCCGACTCTCTCGCGACACGGAGGCATCGACCTCGCCCGAGCGTCAGCGAAAGGACATCCGCCGGCAGATCGACGCGCGCGGGTGGGACTTCGTAGACATCATCGAGGACATAGACCAGTCCGCCACTCGAAAGAGACTGGACCGGCCAGGCATACATGAGATGCGTCGCCGCATCAGCGCTGGCGAAGCGGACGTTGTCGTGGTGTCCCGGCTGGATCGCATGGCAAGGTCCGTTGCCGACATCTCCCAGCTACTCGACGAGGGCCTCGTCATCGTCTCCGCTACGGAGAACTTCGATGCTTCCACTGCGACAGGTAAAGCCATGGTCCAGATGGCGCAGGTCTTCGCGGAGCTGGAAGCGACGGCCATTGGCGAGCGAGTTCGTTCCATGCGCCGGCACCTGCCAACTGTAGGGCGTTGGCCAGGAGGACCACCGCCCTACGGTTTCACCACTGCACCTCACCCCGATACTGCGGGTCGAACGCTTGTGCACCACCCGGAGGAGTCGAAGGTCATCCGACGAGTCGTGGACGAGGTGATGAGCGGAAAGGGCATCTCAGAGGTGACGCGCGGCCTCAACTCCGACGGCATCCCGTCGCGCCGCGGGTCTCATTGGTCGCCCCCGTCTCTCTCCCGCATCCTTCGTCGCGGATCTCTTCGGGGACATGCGACGCAGGGTGGGGACGCGGTGCGAGATGACCGCGGGCTACCGGTGGTCGTATGGCCGCCTCTCGTGAGTGACGAGGAGTGGCATGCACTGTCGCGCGCTCTGAGTGGGAACATCGCAGCGCCCCGCCTTCCCGAAGGAGGACGGGTGCCGCTACTGCAACGACTGGCTATCTGCTCATCCTGTGGCATGCCGTTGACCCCCAGACATTTCGCTCACCCGACACAGCCTCCTGTCTACATGTGCCAGTCGCGGAACCGAGGCCGCACATGCGAAAGGCCCCAGACGGTGACCGCCAATCCGGCGGAAGCGGAAGCCGAACGGCAGTTCCTCGACGCGTGGGGTGACGTCGAAGTTATCGAAACTGTCAGTGAGGAGGTCGTGCCAGAGGGGCTGGACAACGTGCTCGATGCAATCAGTCAGACCCATGCCGCGATGAACCGTCCTGGAGCGGACGTGATGGAGTTGGCCGCCAGGATGGTCACGCTGGGCGAAGAGAGGGATCGCCTTACCGCTTTGCCGTCGATTTCGGCCGTGCAGCGTCGCACTGGCGAGACTTACGGTGAGGCCTGGGCGCGATCTTCCGTCGCGGAACGTCGGAAGATCATGATGGGTGCTGGTGCGTTCGTGACCGTCTACCCCGCGGCTGCTAAGGGGCATTGGAACCCTGAGCGCATCGTCGTGTCCGACGAACTCGCTGGACAGCTGGACGACTGA
- a CDS encoding SIR2 family protein, translated as MSTHEPESESDGLDALAPTELRTPRRPVYVLGAGFSRAISDLMPLTDDLGNALRERLGLNWSMGQQVSFEERLTVLSTALPFLQAHENTRRRAEAEALTAAIADVLDGFLETVTGSAPPLWLLQLVAIWHAEQAVVITFNYDTLVESAFGALGVVKPHYDNGVSYELDGKQIVYPAPRSSGSGGWQDAIAADDSSFQLLKLHGSLSWYWSSGDGSTVVQDRALPTFGRATSTTPELSGIKTLDRFLIPPVLSKDSYYNVNIAHMLWRTAHDAVANASRLTILGYSLPAGDRITAELLRMTPKGTPVDIVNRDIGEPQAATSPLGRATTLGFQVNKTWNGDRAIPAYIRDRLLQRYPGVFDALADYEDEPLIASVSLRGTRDEPATFMLRSVEEGNNGVDIDLVAVGNASTPPHVTVGARMPSFAGADDFHTAKTLKKVVSKSPFRVNLAGRMFVAIGAKGVRIGRWEAVELQLAPAE; from the coding sequence ATGAGCACCCATGAACCGGAATCCGAGTCCGACGGTCTCGATGCGCTGGCCCCCACGGAGCTTCGCACCCCGCGGCGACCGGTGTACGTTCTCGGTGCGGGATTCTCGCGAGCAATCAGTGACCTGATGCCCCTCACCGACGACCTCGGGAATGCCCTCCGTGAGCGCCTCGGCCTCAACTGGTCGATGGGGCAGCAGGTCTCATTCGAGGAACGCCTCACGGTGCTGTCTACCGCGTTGCCCTTTCTTCAGGCCCACGAGAACACTCGCCGACGCGCGGAAGCTGAGGCACTGACGGCAGCAATCGCTGACGTTCTGGATGGATTTCTAGAGACGGTGACGGGCTCCGCCCCACCGCTCTGGCTTCTGCAGCTGGTCGCTATCTGGCATGCGGAGCAAGCGGTCGTTATCACCTTCAACTACGACACGCTCGTAGAAAGTGCGTTCGGTGCGCTAGGCGTCGTGAAGCCTCACTACGACAACGGTGTCTCTTACGAGTTGGACGGGAAGCAGATCGTCTACCCCGCGCCTAGGTCGAGCGGATCGGGCGGCTGGCAAGATGCGATAGCTGCCGACGACAGCTCATTCCAGCTGCTCAAGCTCCACGGATCACTTTCCTGGTACTGGTCTTCAGGCGACGGATCCACGGTCGTCCAGGATCGCGCCCTACCGACCTTCGGTCGGGCAACGAGCACCACTCCGGAATTGTCCGGCATCAAGACGTTGGATCGATTCCTGATTCCTCCGGTGCTCAGCAAAGACAGCTACTACAACGTGAACATCGCGCACATGCTGTGGCGGACCGCTCACGACGCGGTCGCCAATGCATCCCGATTGACGATCCTCGGGTATTCATTGCCGGCGGGAGACCGCATCACTGCGGAACTTCTCCGGATGACGCCGAAGGGCACTCCGGTTGACATCGTCAATCGAGACATAGGAGAGCCCCAGGCCGCAACTTCGCCCCTGGGCCGTGCGACAACGCTCGGGTTCCAGGTCAACAAGACCTGGAACGGAGATCGAGCCATTCCTGCTTACATCCGGGACCGTTTGTTGCAGCGCTACCCGGGCGTTTTCGACGCCCTCGCCGACTATGAAGACGAACCCCTCATCGCGAGCGTCAGTCTTCGCGGAACGAGAGATGAGCCGGCCACGTTCATGCTGCGCTCTGTCGAGGAGGGGAACAACGGCGTGGACATCGATCTTGTCGCTGTGGGTAACGCCTCCACCCCTCCCCATGTCACTGTCGGAGCGCGAATGCCGTCCTTCGCCGGTGCTGACGACTTCCATACAGCGAAGACCCTGAAGAAGGTCGTCAGTAAGTCGCCGTTTCGCGTGAACCTCGCTGGCCGGATGTTCGTGGCCATCGGAGCCAAAGGTGTGCGGATCGGTAGATGGGAAGCGGTTGAGCTCCAACTGGCACCCGCCGAGTAA